A DNA window from Aestuariispira ectoiniformans contains the following coding sequences:
- a CDS encoding demethoxyubiquinone hydroxylase family protein: MTEKKRKGPRYLPGDPRPDADLDRIIRVDQAGEYGAKRIYQGQIAILGKTEVGPTLRHMQEQEQEHLDYFNDQIVKRRVRPTALTPFWHVMGYAVGAGTALIGEKAAMACTVAVEETIDAHYAAQRDRLAEEEREPELVATIERFRQEEVEHRDIGYDHGAEDAPAYPLLSQAIKKGSKLAIWLAERF; encoded by the coding sequence ATGACCGAGAAAAAGCGCAAAGGCCCCAGATACCTCCCCGGCGACCCGCGCCCGGACGCGGACCTGGATCGGATCATCCGCGTCGATCAGGCCGGTGAATATGGCGCGAAACGGATTTATCAGGGCCAGATCGCCATCCTCGGCAAGACCGAGGTCGGCCCGACGCTGCGTCATATGCAGGAACAGGAACAGGAACATCTGGACTATTTCAACGACCAGATCGTCAAACGCCGGGTGCGCCCGACGGCACTCACGCCCTTCTGGCATGTGATGGGCTATGCGGTTGGTGCCGGAACGGCGCTGATCGGGGAAAAGGCCGCCATGGCCTGCACGGTCGCCGTGGAAGAAACCATCGACGCCCATTACGCCGCCCAACGCGACCGCCTCGCCGAAGAAGAGCGGGAACCGGAACTGGTCGCCACCATCGAACGCTTCCGCCAGGAAGAGGTCGAACACCGCGACATCGGCTATGACCACGGCGCGGAAGATGCGCCCGCCTACCCCCTGCTTTCCCAGGCCATCAAAAAAGGCAGCAAACTCGCCATCTGGCTGGCGGAACGGTTTTAA
- a CDS encoding SAM-dependent methyltransferase, giving the protein MTVDTAAKFDPSRAAEYARQSRIGLAGYDACHELAACMLAAVLGHGSGKRILVAGAGGTGQEITIAGKLEPDWSFVAVDPSEPMLDQALSNVAEVGMAGRVKPVLGRVADVPTDRRYDAATLIGVLHHLPGEEAKQAILRDIACRLEKGAPLILAGNHYAYDAQPLLMAAWAERWRMNGTGEDEIARKLNKILEGADPPESEDVVADLLSAAGFGKPQRFFSSLFWGAWIAFRI; this is encoded by the coding sequence ATGACTGTTGATACCGCAGCGAAATTCGACCCTTCGCGGGCTGCCGAATACGCAAGACAAAGCCGGATTGGCCTTGCCGGATATGATGCCTGCCACGAACTTGCTGCATGTATGTTGGCCGCCGTCCTCGGGCACGGTTCCGGGAAAAGAATTCTTGTGGCAGGTGCCGGGGGAACGGGACAGGAAATTACTATTGCAGGCAAGCTGGAACCGGATTGGAGTTTTGTTGCGGTCGACCCGTCGGAACCGATGCTCGACCAGGCGCTTTCCAATGTGGCGGAGGTGGGGATGGCAGGTCGTGTAAAGCCGGTCTTGGGGCGTGTTGCCGATGTGCCGACGGACCGGCGGTACGACGCCGCGACGTTGATTGGCGTGCTGCACCACTTGCCGGGTGAGGAAGCCAAACAGGCGATCCTCCGTGATATTGCCTGTCGTCTTGAGAAGGGCGCGCCACTGATCCTTGCGGGAAACCATTATGCCTATGATGCCCAACCGCTTTTGATGGCGGCCTGGGCCGAACGATGGCGTATGAATGGGACGGGTGAGGATGAGATTGCGAGAAAACTGAATAAAATCCTGGAAGGAGCGGACCCGCCGGAATCAGAGGATGTCGTTGCCGATCTGCTGTCTGCCGCCGGGTTTGGTAAACCACAGCGCTTTTTTTCCAGCCTGTTCTGGGGGGCCTGGATCGCTTTTCGCATCTGA
- a CDS encoding HNH endonuclease encodes MTALLERCPALVLNADFRPLSYYPLSLWPWQETVKAVLSDRVNIVAEYDNQVHSPSFTMALPSVISLKEYIKPAERPAFTRFNVFLRDKLTCQYCGDPFFAQDLTFDHVVPRTYGGRTTWENVVASCSPCNLHKGGRTPKEANMPLLRTPRQPTNWELQENGRSFPPNFLHESWNDFLYWDAELDS; translated from the coding sequence ATGACGGCTCTGTTGGAGCGATGTCCGGCTTTGGTTCTGAATGCGGATTTCAGACCGCTCAGCTATTACCCCCTGTCATTATGGCCTTGGCAGGAAACGGTGAAGGCGGTTCTGTCCGACCGGGTGAATATCGTGGCCGAATATGACAATCAGGTCCACAGCCCCAGCTTCACCATGGCCCTTCCCAGTGTCATTTCGTTGAAAGAGTATATAAAGCCGGCCGAAAGGCCGGCTTTTACGCGTTTTAATGTCTTCCTGCGCGATAAACTGACCTGCCAGTATTGCGGCGATCCGTTCTTTGCCCAGGATCTGACCTTCGACCATGTTGTGCCGCGCACCTATGGCGGCCGCACGACCTGGGAAAATGTCGTTGCCTCCTGCAGCCCGTGCAATCTGCACAAGGGCGGGCGCACCCCGAAGGAGGCGAATATGCCGCTGCTGCGCACCCCGCGCCAGCCGACCAACTGGGAGCTTCAGGAAAACGGCCGCAGCTTCCCGCCAAACTTCCTGCATGAAAGCTGGAACGACTTCCTCTATTGGGACGCCGAGCTGGACAGCTGA
- a CDS encoding disulfide bond formation protein B: MLAPFLRTKSVLLLTGLAGVAVLGGAYIFQYGFGYQPCVLCLYQRLPWWITIGVACLGLSVARKRPGLLSVFTVLAGLVVLAGAALAGYHAGVEYAWWQGPAGCSSTVDMSSMTLEEMKKAIMATPVVRCDEAAWTLFGISMAGYNFLISLAAGLFAVVFGWRNRQA; this comes from the coding sequence ATGCTTGCACCCTTTCTGCGTACGAAAAGCGTATTGCTGCTGACCGGCCTGGCGGGTGTCGCCGTGTTGGGCGGGGCCTATATCTTTCAGTATGGTTTCGGCTATCAGCCCTGTGTGCTGTGCCTGTATCAGCGCCTGCCCTGGTGGATCACCATCGGGGTTGCCTGCCTGGGCCTGTCGGTTGCCCGCAAACGCCCCGGCCTGCTGTCGGTCTTCACCGTTCTGGCGGGCCTGGTTGTTCTGGCCGGTGCCGCGCTGGCCGGCTATCACGCAGGCGTTGAATATGCCTGGTGGCAGGGCCCTGCGGGCTGCAGCAGTACCGTGGACATGAGCAGCATGACGCTGGAGGAAATGAAAAAGGCGATCATGGCGACACCGGTGGTCCGCTGTGATGAGGCCGCCTGGACCCTGTTCGGCATTTCCATGGCGGGTTATAATTTCCTGATCTCTCTGGCGGCCGGCCTGTTTGCCGTTGTCTTCGGCTGGCGCAACCGTCAGGCTTGA
- a CDS encoding DNA-3-methyladenine glycosylase family protein produces the protein MDMDIIKQGLDDLADRDPHVATGLDLVGYPEPRIRPHGFHTLMRIIVGQQVSVHAAAAIIGRVEALMPEVTAEAFLELEEDALRGAGLSRRKVEYSIGLAQAVVGGDLHLDRFPAMSDEEVIAELSALRGIGRWTAEIYAMFSLGRPDVFPADDLALQEGLKRLKKLDARPTPKVARGIVEDWSPWRSVGSLFLWHYYKGAPE, from the coding sequence ATGGATATGGATATCATCAAACAGGGGCTGGACGATCTGGCGGATCGCGACCCCCATGTGGCAACCGGTCTGGACCTGGTCGGCTATCCCGAACCGCGCATTCGTCCCCATGGATTTCACACGCTGATGCGGATCATCGTGGGCCAGCAGGTCTCCGTCCATGCGGCGGCGGCCATTATCGGGCGGGTGGAGGCCCTGATGCCGGAAGTCACGGCAGAGGCCTTTCTGGAACTGGAGGAAGACGCCTTGCGCGGTGCGGGCCTGTCCCGGCGTAAGGTGGAATATTCCATCGGCCTGGCGCAGGCGGTGGTGGGGGGTGACCTGCATCTGGACCGTTTCCCGGCCATGAGCGATGAAGAGGTCATCGCCGAACTCTCCGCCCTGCGGGGGATCGGGCGTTGGACAGCCGAAATCTATGCCATGTTTTCTCTTGGCCGCCCCGATGTTTTTCCCGCCGATGACCTTGCCCTGCAGGAAGGGCTGAAACGGTTGAAAAAGCTCGACGCGAGGCCGACGCCCAAGGTGGCGCGCGGCATTGTGGAGGACTGGTCCCCCTGGCGCAGTGTCGGGTCGCTGTTCCTCTGGCACTATTACAAGGGCGCACCGGAATGA
- the gluQRS gene encoding tRNA glutamyl-Q(34) synthetase GluQRS has protein sequence MLTMTTRFAPSPSGRLHLGHAYSALFAYEQAMQAGGRFLLRIEDIDITRCKREFEDGIKEDLAWLGLTWEEPVLRQSDHFARYEAFLHSLEEAGLTYPCFCTRREIQAEVDNAPRAPHGPDGALYPGICKHRPKAEADDLIAQGTPHAIRLHMDKAAKLAGPLTFTDRALGQIAVDPESCGDVVLARKDVPTSYHMAVTIDDALQHVTLVTRGEDLLHATHVHRVLQALFGLPEPVYHHHPLLTDETGKRFAKRDKAPTLQALRESGQSPDDVRALIQLHRPKSLV, from the coding sequence ATGTTGACGATGACCACCCGATTTGCGCCCAGCCCCTCTGGCAGGCTTCATCTGGGCCATGCCTATTCGGCCCTGTTCGCCTATGAACAGGCCATGCAGGCGGGCGGGCGGTTCCTGCTGCGTATCGAGGATATCGACATCACGCGCTGCAAACGGGAATTCGAAGACGGGATCAAGGAGGATCTCGCCTGGCTGGGGTTGACCTGGGAAGAACCGGTCCTGCGCCAGTCGGATCATTTTGCACGGTATGAAGCCTTCCTGCACAGCCTGGAGGAAGCGGGTCTGACCTATCCCTGTTTTTGCACCAGACGCGAAATCCAGGCAGAGGTGGACAATGCCCCGCGCGCGCCCCATGGACCCGACGGCGCGCTATATCCCGGTATCTGCAAGCATCGCCCGAAAGCCGAGGCGGATGACCTGATCGCACAGGGCACCCCCCATGCGATCCGCCTGCATATGGACAAGGCGGCGAAACTGGCAGGACCGCTTACCTTCACCGACCGTGCGCTTGGGCAGATTGCGGTTGATCCGGAAAGCTGTGGCGATGTGGTGCTGGCCCGCAAGGACGTGCCGACCAGCTATCACATGGCGGTCACCATCGATGACGCCCTGCAACATGTCACTCTGGTCACACGCGGCGAGGATTTGCTCCACGCCACCCATGTGCACCGGGTCCTGCAGGCACTGTTTGGCCTGCCGGAGCCGGTTTACCATCACCATCCCCTGCTGACCGACGAGACCGGCAAACGTTTCGCCAAACGGGACAAGGCCCCCACCCTGCAGGCCCTGCGCGAAAGCGGCCAAAGTCCTGACGATGTCAGGGCCCTAATTCAATTGCACCGCCCCAAATCATTAGTATGA
- a CDS encoding AraC family transcriptional regulator — MQWDKFAIKWIIKIDKLMIEMAENPIKHDRLAAFLKTFGLRTTVSREASSDPSANLFVIDDDEQHPAQVVFRVSGGQPSRIGGTIVAAARVDFGGLANPLVGALPEELVFPFDRQPQMRNLAELLVAEVQDNKCGGQTVQNRLCEIMVVYAVRQAIALGTVNAGLLAGLTHPQLTPCLVAMHDDPAHNWQTASLARLAGMSRSAFVTLFKKTVGMTPVTYLTTWRLAFGRAEIAAGHSVKAAAGHAGFGSSAAFSRAFTRQYGYPPATLKAVGTSQD, encoded by the coding sequence ATGCAGTGGGATAAGTTTGCCATAAAATGGATCATCAAAATTGATAAATTGATGATCGAAATGGCCGAAAATCCCATAAAACATGATCGACTGGCTGCCTTCCTCAAAACATTCGGTCTGCGTACAACAGTCAGCAGAGAAGCCTCGTCCGACCCGTCGGCCAATCTTTTCGTTATTGATGATGACGAGCAACACCCGGCGCAGGTTGTCTTCCGTGTATCAGGCGGCCAACCAAGCCGCATCGGCGGCACCATCGTCGCAGCAGCCCGCGTTGACTTCGGCGGACTTGCCAACCCCCTTGTCGGCGCCTTGCCGGAGGAACTGGTTTTTCCCTTCGACCGGCAACCCCAGATGCGAAATTTGGCGGAGCTTCTTGTAGCCGAAGTTCAGGATAACAAATGCGGCGGACAAACCGTGCAAAACCGCCTGTGCGAGATCATGGTGGTTTATGCAGTCAGACAGGCCATTGCATTGGGAACCGTTAATGCGGGCCTTCTGGCCGGGCTTACCCATCCGCAATTGACCCCCTGTCTGGTCGCCATGCATGATGACCCCGCCCATAACTGGCAAACCGCTTCTCTGGCCCGGCTTGCCGGAATGTCCCGCAGCGCCTTCGTAACGCTGTTCAAAAAGACCGTCGGGATGACGCCCGTCACTTACCTGACGACCTGGCGGCTAGCCTTCGGCCGGGCAGAGATTGCCGCAGGTCACAGCGTCAAGGCCGCCGCAGGCCACGCCGGGTTCGGCAGCTCTGCTGCCTTCTCGCGGGCTTTCACCCGGCAATACGGCTACCCCCCAGCCACTCTCAAGGCTGTGGGCACATCGCAGGATTGA
- the mdh gene encoding malate dehydrogenase → MARNKIALVGAGNIGGTLALLAGLKDLGDVVLFDIAEGIPQGKALDIAEAAPVEGFDANVTGANDYSAIKDADVVIVTAGIARKPGMSRDDLIGVNTGVMKSVGQGIKENCPNAFVICITNPLDVMVGVLQKAAGLPENKIVGMAGVLDSARFRCFLAEEFNVSVEDVTAFVLGGHGDTMVPLVRYSAVAGIPVPDLIKMGWSTQEKIDAIVQRTRAGGAEIVGLLKTGSAFYAPASSAIQMAESYLKDKRKLLPCAAYCKGEYGLDGLYVGVPAILGANGVEKIVEIEMDADERAMFDNSVNAVKELNAVVAKMEAEG, encoded by the coding sequence ATGGCACGCAACAAGATTGCATTGGTCGGCGCAGGGAATATCGGCGGCACGCTGGCGCTGCTGGCGGGGCTCAAGGATTTGGGCGACGTGGTGCTGTTCGATATCGCGGAAGGCATTCCGCAGGGTAAGGCTCTGGATATTGCTGAGGCAGCTCCGGTTGAAGGTTTCGACGCCAACGTGACCGGCGCGAATGACTATAGCGCGATCAAGGATGCCGATGTGGTCATCGTGACCGCAGGCATTGCCCGCAAGCCGGGCATGAGCCGAGACGACCTGATCGGTGTGAACACCGGTGTGATGAAATCCGTCGGCCAGGGCATCAAGGAAAACTGCCCGAATGCCTTCGTGATCTGCATCACCAACCCGCTGGACGTTATGGTCGGCGTGCTGCAGAAAGCCGCCGGTCTGCCGGAAAACAAGATCGTCGGCATGGCCGGTGTTTTGGACAGCGCACGTTTCCGCTGCTTCCTAGCTGAAGAATTCAATGTCTCCGTCGAAGACGTCACCGCCTTTGTTCTGGGCGGCCACGGCGACACCATGGTGCCGCTGGTCCGTTATTCCGCTGTTGCCGGCATCCCGGTGCCGGACCTGATCAAGATGGGCTGGTCCACGCAGGAAAAAATCGACGCAATCGTACAGCGCACCCGTGCCGGTGGCGCGGAAATCGTCGGTCTGCTGAAAACCGGTTCCGCCTTCTATGCCCCGGCCTCCAGCGCGATCCAGATGGCGGAAAGCTATCTCAAGGACAAGCGCAAGCTTCTGCCCTGTGCGGCATATTGCAAAGGCGAATACGGCCTGGACGGTCTCTATGTCGGTGTTCCGGCGATCCTGGGCGCCAATGGCGTTGAAAAGATCGTGGAAATCGAGATGGACGCAGATGAACGTGCCATGTTCGACAACTCCGTGAATGCGGTGAAAGAACTGAACGCGGTCGTTGCCAAGATGGAAGCTGAAGGCTGA
- a CDS encoding substrate-binding periplasmic protein translates to MGKHSLLLSVIGVFAAGVGSLLPLAPAARAADPIQILAVHFPPYEIKDPEDDLPGFDVEVLTSAFKRVNRKASVEFLPWKRAVHLAEQGNAAGVLSCAYNAGREKNFIFSDVLSQATRGFYVHPDFDATGPVNVDFAKGYSVTAVSGYVSAKTLTEHKVSFDPSPTDIAAIRKLINRRVEMFYTSQEAADYIGRSDNLANRMKFLPVKVIPYYVCFSRKWPDVEKLVKDFNRGLRILRQDGQYQKIHAKYSARTS, encoded by the coding sequence ATGGGCAAACATTCTTTATTGCTGTCAGTTATTGGCGTGTTTGCCGCAGGTGTGGGCAGCCTTTTGCCATTGGCCCCTGCAGCACGGGCCGCCGACCCTATTCAGATTCTGGCAGTCCATTTTCCACCTTATGAGATAAAAGACCCGGAAGACGACCTTCCGGGTTTCGACGTCGAGGTCCTGACCAGCGCCTTCAAACGCGTCAACAGGAAGGCAAGCGTTGAATTCCTGCCGTGGAAGCGGGCCGTCCATCTGGCGGAACAGGGCAATGCCGCCGGGGTTCTTTCCTGTGCCTATAACGCCGGACGAGAGAAGAATTTCATCTTCTCCGACGTTCTGAGCCAGGCGACACGGGGATTTTATGTCCATCCCGACTTCGACGCCACCGGCCCGGTAAACGTGGATTTCGCCAAAGGATATTCCGTCACCGCCGTCTCAGGCTATGTATCCGCAAAGACACTGACGGAACATAAGGTCTCCTTCGATCCCTCACCCACCGATATTGCCGCGATCCGGAAACTGATCAACCGGCGCGTGGAGATGTTCTACACCAGCCAGGAAGCCGCCGATTATATCGGACGGTCGGACAATCTCGCCAACAGGATGAAGTTCCTGCCGGTGAAGGTAATCCCCTATTACGTCTGTTTCAGCCGCAAATGGCCGGATGTCGAAAAGCTGGTAAAAGACTTCAACCGTGGCCTGCGCATCCTGCGCCAGGACGGCCAATACCAAAAAATCCACGCCAAATACAGCGCCCGGACTTCCTGA
- a CDS encoding LysE family translocator: MDYLPHILTAYGVFLLGVTSPGPNSLAIMGTSMTVSRRAGLISAVGIATGTLIWSSLSVTGLTLVLTTFAELALALKIAGGCYLIYVGVKSLRSAMKSQDLKVVESRGGKSGFHYYRRGFLVQMSNPKAALFWLSIMSLVLQPGAPHWVGASIIIGTTILSGSWYGLLALLFSTNVVLNFYRRARRSIDAVMGGLFMLIGGRILLSS; the protein is encoded by the coding sequence ATGGACTATCTGCCGCATATTCTGACCGCCTATGGGGTGTTCCTGCTGGGTGTTACCAGCCCGGGGCCCAATTCGCTGGCGATCATGGGGACGTCGATGACGGTCTCGCGCCGGGCAGGCCTGATATCGGCGGTCGGGATCGCAACCGGCACCCTGATCTGGAGCAGCCTGTCGGTCACCGGCCTGACACTGGTGCTGACCACCTTTGCGGAACTGGCACTGGCCCTTAAAATTGCGGGCGGTTGTTACCTGATCTATGTGGGGGTGAAGTCCCTGCGCTCCGCGATGAAATCGCAGGACTTGAAAGTGGTCGAAAGCCGCGGTGGAAAAAGCGGGTTCCATTACTATCGGCGTGGTTTTCTGGTGCAGATGAGCAACCCGAAGGCGGCGCTGTTCTGGCTGTCGATCATGTCGCTGGTGCTGCAGCCCGGTGCGCCACATTGGGTCGGGGCGTCGATCATCATTGGCACGACAATCCTGTCAGGTAGCTGGTACGGGCTGCTGGCGCTGTTGTTCTCGACCAATGTGGTGCTGAACTTCTATCGTCGGGCGCGCCGGTCCATTGATGCGGTCATGGGCGGCCTGTTCATGCTGATCGGCGGACGTATCCTGCTGTCCAGCTGA
- a CDS encoding alpha/beta hydrolase, producing MTGLSFLEQGPAGGGRPEQLVMLIHGYGANAQDLIDLADLFAPHLPDAHFIAPNAPDACEVAPIGLQWFSLTDDTLHQRWLGTNAAAPKLNAFIDEQLDRFDLMDTSLALVGFSQGTMMALHVGLRRGVTPAGLLGYSGMLVGGDKLPSEITSWPPIRLIHGTLDSVVPIEASRQAHQILEDQGLTVELVERPGLDHGIDAEGIREGAEFLVECFNPEP from the coding sequence ATGACTGGGCTGAGCTTTCTCGAGCAGGGTCCGGCGGGCGGCGGCAGGCCGGAACAACTGGTGATGCTGATCCATGGTTATGGCGCGAATGCACAGGACCTGATCGATCTGGCCGATTTATTCGCCCCGCATTTGCCGGATGCCCATTTCATCGCACCCAACGCACCGGATGCCTGCGAGGTCGCACCCATCGGGCTACAGTGGTTCTCGCTCACCGATGATACGCTGCATCAGCGCTGGCTGGGCACGAATGCGGCTGCGCCCAAATTGAATGCTTTCATCGACGAACAGTTGGACCGCTTTGACCTGATGGATACCTCGCTGGCTTTGGTGGGGTTCAGCCAGGGTACGATGATGGCCCTGCATGTGGGGTTGCGCCGGGGTGTGACACCGGCGGGCCTGCTGGGGTATTCCGGGATGCTGGTGGGCGGCGATAAATTACCGTCGGAGATAACATCCTGGCCTCCCATTCGCCTGATTCATGGTACACTGGACAGCGTGGTCCCTATTGAAGCATCGCGTCAGGCGCATCAGATATTAGAGGACCAGGGTTTGACTGTGGAACTTGTCGAACGGCCCGGATTGGACCATGGAATTGACGCTGAAGGCATCCGCGAAGGGGCGGAATTTTTGGTCGAATGTTTCAATCCGGAACCATAA
- a CDS encoding YqaA family protein, with amino-acid sequence MNPFTWLRSLYDWTMRMAAHPHAMWWLALIAFCESSFFPIPQDLMMIPMILAARERAFRIALVATIASVAGGMAGYAIGAGLYETVGQPIIAFYGYAEKYAVFQGWYHEWGAWIVAAGAFTPIPFKVITIASGAAEMDFSTFAIISAVGRGARFFIIAALLWHFGAPIRRLIEERFGLMSALFFALLIGGFAALKFAG; translated from the coding sequence ATGAACCCCTTTACCTGGCTGCGCTCTCTTTATGACTGGACCATGAGGATGGCGGCCCATCCGCACGCCATGTGGTGGCTGGCGCTGATCGCCTTTTGCGAAAGCTCCTTCTTCCCCATTCCGCAAGACCTCATGATGATCCCGATGATCCTCGCCGCACGGGAACGGGCCTTCCGGATAGCATTGGTGGCAACCATCGCCTCCGTCGCGGGCGGCATGGCCGGTTACGCCATCGGGGCCGGGCTTTACGAGACAGTCGGCCAGCCGATCATCGCCTTTTACGGCTATGCGGAAAAATACGCGGTCTTCCAGGGCTGGTATCACGAATGGGGTGCGTGGATCGTGGCGGCCGGCGCCTTCACGCCGATCCCCTTCAAGGTCATCACCATCGCCAGCGGCGCGGCCGAAATGGACTTCAGTACTTTCGCCATCATCTCCGCCGTCGGGCGCGGGGCGCGGTTCTTTATCATCGCGGCCCTGCTGTGGCATTTCGGCGCACCGATCCGCCGCCTGATCGAAGAACGGTTCGGCCTGATGTCCGCCCTTTTCTTTGCCCTTCTCATCGGTGGTTTTGCCGCCCTGAAATTTGCGGGATAA
- a CDS encoding anti-phage dCTP deaminase — MVNLASEIHANDETGTGVATDIKDRLSQELVFALIGPVASGVSTVAAQIEDLLKSRFGYKVCEIIKPSDIIENEAHRVSTSTIPKTPISKRIQALQNAGNELREKYGNNYLIEKSIEKIVEFRKANDGYKDHLLLPGRRAYIIDSLKNPEELELLKQIYGATLCVFGVFSPDEIRRQRLIDNGAKEDDVRTITSRDDNEVISFGQKTRKIFEKADFFICNDQKEDVLRVKVQRYLDLIFGTKVITPNRAESAMYEASSIAVNSGCMSRQVGAAIVSKNGELISVGWNDVPKFTGGLYCEDDQYVIHDQKVEDLDNRCFKWKQKKCHNEIRKNAIIDDIIIKANEKELVKKDSDKEKLKEIIQSTDISNLIEFSRSIHAEMEAILAVAREGKHSLVGSTLYSKTYPCHNCARHIVAAGIKEVIYIEPYRKSLATDLHSDAVTENPNDKTRVIFRQYDGVAPRKFRKLFTPRGERKEDGYVVVQDPKKVNPVLQIALDSNAEYEAKVIADLEEKEHSDSRDS; from the coding sequence ATGGTAAATTTAGCTTCAGAAATACATGCGAACGATGAAACTGGAACTGGCGTTGCCACGGATATTAAAGACCGGTTGTCTCAAGAGTTAGTGTTTGCACTTATTGGGCCTGTTGCATCAGGGGTCTCTACAGTCGCGGCACAAATAGAAGATCTTTTAAAGAGTCGGTTTGGATATAAAGTATGTGAAATTATCAAACCCAGCGACATAATTGAAAATGAAGCCCACAGGGTAAGCACATCAACTATTCCGAAGACGCCGATTTCCAAAAGAATTCAAGCACTTCAGAATGCGGGTAATGAGTTACGAGAAAAATACGGTAACAATTATCTGATCGAAAAGTCGATTGAAAAAATTGTTGAATTTAGAAAGGCTAATGATGGCTACAAGGATCATCTATTACTCCCTGGTAGACGGGCATATATAATAGATTCTCTTAAAAATCCCGAAGAGTTAGAGCTTCTTAAGCAAATTTATGGTGCTACCCTCTGTGTATTTGGAGTGTTTTCGCCAGATGAAATCAGGCGCCAACGTTTGATTGATAACGGGGCGAAGGAAGACGATGTGCGGACCATTACTTCCAGAGATGATAACGAAGTAATTTCATTCGGCCAAAAAACTAGGAAGATATTTGAAAAAGCAGATTTTTTTATCTGCAATGATCAAAAAGAAGATGTTTTAAGAGTTAAAGTTCAACGTTATCTTGACCTAATTTTCGGTACCAAAGTTATCACACCAAATAGAGCAGAGTCAGCAATGTATGAAGCAAGTTCTATAGCGGTGAATTCGGGCTGTATGTCGAGGCAAGTTGGTGCTGCTATTGTTTCAAAAAATGGTGAATTGATCTCTGTAGGATGGAATGACGTCCCCAAGTTTACTGGCGGTCTATACTGCGAAGACGATCAATATGTCATTCACGACCAAAAAGTTGAAGACTTGGATAACCGCTGCTTTAAATGGAAGCAGAAAAAATGCCACAATGAAATCCGAAAAAATGCAATAATTGATGACATAATTATTAAGGCTAATGAGAAAGAATTAGTTAAAAAAGATTCTGACAAGGAAAAATTAAAAGAAATTATACAAAGTACAGATATAAGTAACTTAATAGAGTTTTCACGGTCAATTCATGCGGAGATGGAAGCAATATTAGCTGTTGCTAGAGAGGGAAAGCATTCTCTTGTCGGGTCGACGCTATATTCAAAAACCTACCCTTGTCATAATTGTGCAAGACATATTGTAGCTGCTGGTATCAAAGAAGTGATTTACATTGAGCCATACAGGAAAAGTCTTGCAACTGACCTGCATTCGGATGCTGTGACAGAAAACCCAAATGACAAAACGCGAGTGATTTTTCGGCAATACGATGGTGTCGCACCACGAAAATTCAGGAAATTGTTCACCCCAAGAGGGGAACGAAAAGAAGATGGGTATGTTGTTGTGCAGGACCCAAAAAAAGTGAATCCCGTTCTTCAGATTGCATTAGACTCAAACGCCGAGTATGAAGCGAAGGTCATTGCAGATTTAGAAGAAAAAGAGCATAGTGATTCTAGGGATTCGTAG